Sequence from the Meriones unguiculatus strain TT.TT164.6M chromosome 5, Bangor_MerUng_6.1, whole genome shotgun sequence genome:
cccatcccctctgtgaaatggaaagaaaactactTAATTTTGTTGGTCCGGTGTTGCTGGACATGAAGTATAGTCATTGTTGTTGTCTTGGGTGATGTGTGCAAAATTGTAGCGTCACTGCCTATAAGAGGAAATAAGGGAAAAGGCAGAGGAGAAGGACAAAAGGAGAAATCATTTGGTATTGATCCACTTATCCTAGGCTTCCTTTCCTCATGTTTCTGGTTTGGTGAGTTCTTTATACCACCCATAATGCTTTGCATTGGTGCAGGCTGGGAAGGGGGTGTATGGGCTcacaactttttttgtttgtttgtttgtttgttttttgtttttgcatgctttcttaataaaaaaaagaaaaaaagaaaagaacgtTTCCAGTTTTTATCTTACCGGTTCTTCTTATTGGGAGAGGAGAAATGTGAAAACATCTGGCTTCTCTGAGCACCCTGTCAACCCTCACCCGTCCCTCCCATCAGTTTCCTTAGCTTGTAAGAGTGATGGAAAAAAGAACTGGACCTGTACTTAACATTTGACATTTACAATGCTATCAGTGCGGTGAAGTCTTGTTGAAGGTTGGTGGGTGAAGCAGGCTCGCCTTGTTTGCACATTACTTGAAGGAGTGCACAGAAGTCCcacccctaacccagaagctctTTACAGTTGATACCTGCTGAGAAAGGGAAACTCGTTTTCTCTAGTGGAGGGTCAGTTGGTGAGTCAGCCACACTCCATGCCCAGGAGGAGCTGGCCAGCACAAAATAGacctcatgtttgtttgtttgtttttgtctcattgattttccttttttagtttgtatgtctgttttgattttgtcttttgttttctttttttgagagagagaaagaacatgaagttggtgGGTAAGATcttggaggagttgggggaagagagagaatatgatcAACATATAttgtctaatttttattttatttactttctaaatgtattttatattatctaattaaaaaaagattcagaATACTATAATGTGGGGTATGGGTTAGGCCTTTACTTCGGACCTTTTAAAGACGAGAGTATAAAATAGGTAAAGATCCTCATTAGAGTTTTAAAATCTGAAATGAGGGAATCTAATTGTAAAGGTCTCTTCAAGGTATAATCCTAAATGAAGTGGAGCTCTGGGAAGAAGCCAGTCATTGCCAGAAATACTGTACTCTGAGTCTGACTATTACGCCAGACATTTTCGTACTGCTGTCCTTTCCATAACCCACAGACTGACACCCAGAGCCGTAGAGGACCGAAAGACTGACACTTCTGTCATCACAGGTCTGCACTCACTCACCGTGAGGTCCACTGGCTGCATGTTTGGGGGTTGTAGTGCAGTCTGGGTGTCAAACAGAAAGACTGCAGCCTGGTGAAACGGCTCAGTTGTTACACTTTTGGTTTTCAGcgcccacatggtggttcacaaccatcttgtaactccagttctaagggatcctGCACCCTCTTTGGACCTCCGCCGGCACCAGGCATGTtggtggtacacagacacacatgcgggcaaaatgctcatacacataaataaaatcttaaaaaaaaaaaaagaattaaaaggatctctgagtttctgAGCCTTGTGGACAAAAGCATTTATTCATATGGAATATATAAACAGCTTACATTGGGAAGGTAGAACTGCGATTTTATGCCCTGAATTACCTCGCAACAAAAAGGATTTTTTAGTCATTTGAAATTTTTCCATGCAGTAGTTTATAAAAGAGATGTAGCCTAAAGCCCTTCCCTCAACAACTGAACAACTGTTTCACAAGACTAAAATGCATTCGCTTCTGTCTTATTAGATCACCTCATTCATCTTAGAAAAGCCTATTTGTACAAACAAGCTTGACTTTTCAGTGATTTAACACATGAAAGTATACACGTGAGAATACTAAAGGTTGAATGTCAACCTGAGGAGGTTCAGGGAGTAGCTCAGTGGGTCGGATGCTTaattagcatgcatgaagccttggTTCTGATTCCCAGGATCACATTAAGATTGGGCATAGTGGTCCATGACTGCacgtgggaggtggaggcaggaggatcagaatctCAAAATCATCTTTGTTTGCAAAGCAAtgttgaggccagccagggattcTTGAGAAACTAGAAAGTGGAATAATGATTCGGAagggtctgggggggggggggtggaagtGTGAGTGCTGTTGTGTGCAGGTATGGATCAGTCACAGTGACCCTTATTAATATGAATAATTAATATATGTCggtgtaaaaataaaagaaaagctatATGTTATTGGACAATATTGAGAAGAAAATTGCGTAGTCAACTGGGGTGTGTGTGAGCTCATCTTGAGCACTGTGACAAgagactgtgagtttgaggccagatgcTTCACAGAACCTggctcaaaagcaaacaaaacctgacaaccaaagtgaaagaaaaatgggtGGTCATGAGCAAATTAATGGATGATACTTGCTAATAAACACTGGGAAGTTGGATGAAAATATAAAAGTAGATAAAATCTTTCAAAACAACCATTTTTATCATATCTATAAGAAACAGCAGTGTAAGCACATGGTTTAGGCACATCATGGTAAATATCAGAAGAAACAGCTAAAATCATTGCGAAGTTTCTCTTGGAAGTAAGAAGGAGAGATGAGAATTACTGTGCCCTGGAGAAAGAGGCGTCTTGTGTTTCATTACTATTTCATTATTCATTAGGTTCTTTAAAACTGGGTGCATATGTCACTTCATATTGCCATGGTCCAGATAAACattaatttgtaaaaaaaaaaaaaaaaaaaaaaaaaatcccaaagagaGTGCACCCGACACCTTTGGCATGCAAAATATCCAGactcatgtttaaaatcttttaGTATTACTGTCAGAGGGTGCTGTGATCCTGGAGTGAACTGAAAAATTGTGCTTCCACCCATCATCCTATTTCCCCACCTATTTGACACTAAGTTCGGGGGTGAAGGGGAAAGGCATCTTTAGAGTACTGTTTCATCCTATGTGAGGCACAAGTCTCATATGGAAAAGTAAGAAGGGGGACCAGGCACTTCGATGCATACCACAACCCCAGAGGGGATGGCAAGACTCTGTGtggaaaacaaaaggaaggaagccaggagATTAATATATAGGACATTGTAGCCTGGCTCTGGTGGAGCTCAACCTAATCCCTGCACTGGACAGGCAGGGCCAGGTGGACCTCTAAGTtggacaccagcctggtctacagagtgagttccaggacagctaagactatgcagagaaaccctgtctcaaaaaccgtTGATAAGGAAGAacggaaggaagggagggagggagggacggagggatggagggagggagggagaagggaaaggaaggaaaggaaagaaagaaagaaaaagaaagaaagaaagagagagagagaaatcggaagtggtgcatgcttttaatcctaggactgaagaggcagaggcaggcgaatctctgagtttgatgccagcctggtctacagaacaagttccaggacagccagggctacacagaaaaaccctgtcttggaaaacaaaaacaaacaaaacaaaaagaaatgggaCCTAGATGTGAACAAGCATAACACACAGAGAAGAGAACACTCCAAACCACTGCTTCCAAAACACCCCAGGAGCAGGAAAGTGTTTATGTGTATCTGTGCTCATTCAGGGGTAATTTGGAAGACTAGAATTATCCCAGGATGCTTCCAGTAGCAGGCATTTGGCACTAGATTCTGTTCTAGCCTCTAACGTATCACTCCCTGCTTTCATCGGCTTTCTCTTTTTGTGTCCTTTCCCCACTTAAAACCACTACCACCACCCCAAAGCTGTACGATAAATGAATATTCTTTACACAGGACAATAAAAGCAGCCTTTTGTGAAAACTAGAAGATGATTCAGACCATGCTAAGGAAAGAAGAGTAATGATGAAAACAGACAAGGAAGCTGTTCATCACACATGGCTTAGTTAGACACAGGAATAGACTAAGCCAAAGAAATGACTGTAAAACTTAACGTTAATGCAAGCAAGAGAGCCGGTAATACACTGGTCCCCACTGGCCAGAGATTCTGAGTCAACCCATCTGGGATGGGGCTTGAAAATTTGCCTCTTTAATGTTTCCAAATGATGCTGATGTCAACAGTCAGGGACTTCTCTCCGAGAGCCACCAGATTGTCTAAAGTGTCCTGCTCACACGGCATCTTTTACCAGGGTTCACCTGAGAAGGTCCACCTCGGGCTCCAGCGCCGCATCCTCACACATTTGTACTCATATTGTTTCTTTTTGAAGGGGCTTTGTCCTGGGTGCAGCTGGTAGAGTGCGTGAGCTCTTCGCTGAAGGCTGCCTCCAGAATGCCCTTTACGGACTGTCTTGCTTTCTTCCGAAAGTCTTTCCCCAAGAGGGCGTAGAGGAAGGGGTTGAAGCAGCTGTTGGCAGATGCTAAAGCAATGGACACTTGGTCCCAGGTTATTGCAGTTTCCCTCAATCTGCTCTCTGGGTCGGCAATCAAAAGCAGGACTCCCACAATATGGTACGGAGTCCAGCAGACAAAAAAGACTGTCACCACCACCAGGGCCACACGAACGGTTTTACTCCGAGACTTGGTGAAGTTCGCTCTTCGCATTCGGAAGATGATGAGGCTGTAACAAGCTACCATGATGAAAAAGGGCACCAGGAAGCCCACCACCAGCCTTGTGAGGCTCATTGCCACCAGAGGTGTTGGCACATGATGGTCATAGGCGAACTGATCCAAGTAATCATCCTGGAAATCATTTGACAGCTCAGGGTGATAGAAATAGCTGCTAGAATTGGTAGGGGAAAGCTCTATATGAGCAGAGAGAAAAGCCTTGGCGTTACGTGTGTGGGGTTCTCCGTCTTCAATGGGAAACCCGCTGGGTGCGGCAGGTCTCAGCACCCTAGGAGGCTTTCCACTGTAATGGGCCTGCTGACTGGATAGACTTGCTGAATATAAAGGGAATGAACCGTCGGGAGAAATTTGGAACGTTTGTGCCTGGAGGGCAGTGGTAGCTGAAGGATCTGACCTGTCGTCTGTCTGTCCGCTTAGCTGAGCAGTGGGGTTGTTGGTAGGGTTGCTTTCCGGTAGATCGTACGTGTAGTTCCCATAATCAAATGACATGGAGGAGTCAACATTATAGCCACATATGCTATGATTGCCCATAACAATCAGGTCACGGTATACAAATACGGGGACACACATCACAAAGGCCATCACCCAGACACATCCACAGATGGCGAAGGCTGTTCTCACATTCCGATGGTTCTGGCACCAGATTGGCTTATGCACCATCAGACAGCGGTCCAGGCTAATGGCAGTCAGCAGGAAGACACTGGCAAACATGTTGAGTAGGATGACTGAGGGGATGAGTTTGCATAGGAACAAACCGTAGGGCCAGTGTCCCTGGAGAAACACATGAGCCAGGGAGAAGGGCAAGGAAAGGCAGCAGACGAAATCAGCCAGGGTGAGGTGGAGATACCAAACGGTGTTCACGGTCCGCTTCATCTTGAGGCCAGCCACCCACAGCACCAGCCCATTGCCCGGTAGTCCCAATAAACACGTGAGGCTCAGAAGGACTGCAGAGAGAATGTCTTGGGGTTTAAGCAAAGGCGGTGAGTGTAGGTCAGTTGAATTGGTGTCAGCAGGGAAAGACTCCATTGCCCAGCCTGCAAAAAGATGAGGAAAATGTTAAAGCTCACGGTAACTTTGTAAAAATATGTGCTCTTAGGAGTCCTTACGTGGTGATGTACCCTCTCAAAGCCAGAGGCCTTCACAGAGCCTGGTTCCTTCCTCAGAGTAGACACACAACAGCCTTCTCTGACAGACAATTTTGTTCTATAATATTGATTTAAATGTGTATCTAAAAGGTAACTTCATTTAGAAGTCCACAGCAGCCTAagtcccccctccccttttttgtaCCTcccctgttttttgttgtttgtttgtttttggcagtGCTGAAATTCAACGGAGGGCCTGCACAGCTGGGCTGCACTTCATTTCTGAGACACGGCCTCACCCCTTGGCTTTTTTGGCACAGTCTCCGGGCTGCCCAGCTGGCTGACTCCCAGCTGACTGCACTGGAGAGCAGACTGACTCAACcctccagcctcctgcctctgacttctgagtgctggcaGGATGGGCAGGATTACCAAGCTGTGCTGTGGCACGTTCTGTCCCTCATTTCTGCCGCTTCTTACTTCACTCAGTGTCTACTGCTCAACTGAACAGACGCCTAAGTGAGTAAACAAACGAAAACTCCCCGGGTCGCTCCCTGATCTGGAGTGATCAAAGGACTTTAGAAAACTTCAGCACGTGGACCGTAGCATACAGAAGATGAGCTTTGCATAGTTTCATtcatttagtgtgtatgtgtgtgtagcacATTTTGCTTATTAGTAATCTAACAATGGACATTTGGATTGCTTTTACCTTTAGGGCATTTAAACACCACAGTTCTATTCTCTGCTTTCTATCTCTgcgtgataaaacactgaccaaaaagcaacttggagaggaaagggtttatttcttaCATATTCCAGGTCATAGTCCAACGAGGAAGccaagacagggacctggaggcagaaactgaggcaAAGGCCACAAGGGAACACTGTTTGGTGGCTTACTCCCTGTTTTCTTGTACATCCCAGGACCTACCCAGAGACAGCAGTGGGCTGGGCTCCCCCACATCAAAGTTAATCAAGAAAGTGACCCACAGACTTGTCtataagccatttttttttcagttgaggttcctcttGTCAGATAACTCTAGCCCTGTATCAAATTGAGAAAAAAGCCACCCAGGATAGCAGCTAAGGACTCAACGAATCCTTACTAAA
This genomic interval carries:
- the C3ar1 gene encoding C3a anaphylatoxin chemotactic receptor isoform X1 is translated as MPAKCGDQIGFVGATEIILEPSASISVCLRVLPCSHGWSGTHHVDQANLCLLGAEIKGWAMESFPADTNSTDLHSPPLLKPQDILSAVLLSLTCLLGLPGNGLVLWVAGLKMKRTVNTVWYLHLTLADFVCCLSLPFSLAHVFLQGHWPYGLFLCKLIPSVILLNMFASVFLLTAISLDRCLMVHKPIWCQNHRNVRTAFAICGCVWVMAFVMCVPVFVYRDLIVMGNHSICGYNVDSSMSFDYGNYTYDLPESNPTNNPTAQLSGQTDDRSDPSATTALQAQTFQISPDGSFPLYSASLSSQQAHYSGKPPRVLRPAAPSGFPIEDGEPHTRNAKAFLSAHIELSPTNSSSYFYHPELSNDFQDDYLDQFAYDHHVPTPLVAMSLTRLVVGFLVPFFIMVACYSLIIFRMRRANFTKSRSKTVRVALVVVTVFFVCWTPYHIVGVLLLIADPESRLRETAITWDQVSIALASANSCFNPFLYALLGKDFRKKARQSVKGILEAAFSEELTHSTSCTQDKAPSKRNNMSTNV
- the C3ar1 gene encoding C3a anaphylatoxin chemotactic receptor isoform X2, whose translation is MESFPADTNSTDLHSPPLLKPQDILSAVLLSLTCLLGLPGNGLVLWVAGLKMKRTVNTVWYLHLTLADFVCCLSLPFSLAHVFLQGHWPYGLFLCKLIPSVILLNMFASVFLLTAISLDRCLMVHKPIWCQNHRNVRTAFAICGCVWVMAFVMCVPVFVYRDLIVMGNHSICGYNVDSSMSFDYGNYTYDLPESNPTNNPTAQLSGQTDDRSDPSATTALQAQTFQISPDGSFPLYSASLSSQQAHYSGKPPRVLRPAAPSGFPIEDGEPHTRNAKAFLSAHIELSPTNSSSYFYHPELSNDFQDDYLDQFAYDHHVPTPLVAMSLTRLVVGFLVPFFIMVACYSLIIFRMRRANFTKSRSKTVRVALVVVTVFFVCWTPYHIVGVLLLIADPESRLRETAITWDQVSIALASANSCFNPFLYALLGKDFRKKARQSVKGILEAAFSEELTHSTSCTQDKAPSKRNNMSTNV